The following coding sequences are from one Spea bombifrons isolate aSpeBom1 chromosome 13, aSpeBom1.2.pri, whole genome shotgun sequence window:
- the CDK5RAP1 gene encoding mitochondrial tRNA methylthiotransferase CDK5RAP1: MEALKMFRLFRKAMLRLPRRRVSSNSTTAMKAVNRKEEFSSRLAAGPNLKEFLAKNTPPAETSPHVEEDPPPYITSSASLSVNNKVYLETYGCQMNVNDTEIAWSVLQKSGYVRTYSAGEADVILLVTCSVREKAEQTVWNRLQQLCALKRKRCRSKGPMKIGILGCMAERLKEEILQKEKLVDILAGPDAYRDLPRLLAVAETGQQAANVLLSFDETYADIMPIQTSANNISAFVSIMRGCDNMCSYCIVPFTRGRERSRPVHSILQEVQMLSDQGIKEVTLLGQNVNSYLDSSSVPFSAPAASKLSRGFSTIYRPKKGGLRFVDLLDQVSRINPEMRIRFTSPHPKDFPDEVLQLICDRKNICKQIHIPAQSGSNSVLQTMRRGYTREAYLDLIQNIRQCIPGVSLSSDFIAGFCQESEKDHQQTLSLLREVSYNTAFLFAYSMRKKTNAYHRLVDDVPPEVKKRRLEELISVFREEATRVNQRAVGSTQLVLVEGPSKRSPTELCGRNDGNIKVIFTDTQAAGASSEQNGIRVQPGDYVLVKITSSSSQTMRGQLVGVTTLQESPACCEV; this comes from the exons ATGGAAGCTTTGAAAATGTTCAGGCTTTTCCGGAAGGCTATGCTTCGGCTGCCCCGAAGACGTGTTTCTTCCAACAGCACAACTGCAATGAAAGCCGTAAACCGAAAAGAAGAATTCTCCTCGAGGCTGGCTGCAGGACCCAACCTAAAAGAGTTTTTAGCTAAGAACACCCCTCCTGCTGAAACTTCTCCCCATGTTGAGGAGGATCCCCCTCCATATATCACATCTAGTGCTTCACTGTCTGTGAACAACAAAG tgTATTTGGAGACCTATGGCTGTCAGATGAATGTTAATGACACAGAAATTGCCTGGTCAGTCTTACAGAAAAGCGGCTATGTTAGAACTTACTCAGCAGGAGAG gcTGATGTGATCCTGCTTGTCACTTGCTCTGTGAG GGAAAAAGCTGAACAGACTGTCTGGAACCGGCTCCAGCAGCTCTGTGCTCTAAAGAGAAAACGCTGCAGGTCGAAAGGTCCAATGAAGATAGGAATTTTAG GATGCATGGCGGAGCGGTTAAAAGAGGAGATCCTACAGAAGGAGAAGCTGGTAGACATTTTGGCTGGCCCTGATGCTTACAGGGATCTCCCTCGTCTTCTCGCGGTGGCAGAAACTGGGCAGCAGGCAGCTAATGTACTTCTTTCTTTTGACGAGACGTACGCCGACATTATGCCTATACAAACCTCTGCAAATAACATCTCTGCTTTTGT TTCCATCATGCGTGGTTGTGACAACATGTGTTCTTACTGTATTGTACCTTTTACCCGCGGACGGGAGAGGAGCCGGCCAGTTCATTCCATCCTGCAGGAGGTCCAAATGCTGTCTGATCAG GGCATTAAAGAAGTGACTTTACTGGGACAGAATGTTAACAGCTACCTGGACAGCTCTTCGGTCCCATTCAGCGCTCCAGCAGCCTCTAAACTAAGCCGCGGCTTCAGCACAATCTACCGACCGAAAAAAGGAGGACTGCGCTTTGTTGATCTCCTGGATCAAGTCTCAAGAATCAATCCAGAGATGAGGATACGTTTTACTTCTCCACATCCAAAAGATTTCCCTGATGAG GTGTTACAGTTAATTTGTGATCGAAAGAATATTTGCAAACAAATTCACATCCCAGCACAGAGTGGAAGTAATAGTGTTTTACAGACAATGCGTAGAGG ataCACCAGGGAAGCTTACCTGGATCTGATACAGAACATTCGGCAATGTATACCTG GCGTTAGTCTCAGCAGTGATTTTATTGCGGGTTTTTGCCAGGAATCAGAGAAAGATCACCAGCAGACCTTGTCCCTGTTACGCGAAGTCTCATACAACACGGCTTTTCTGTTTGCGTACAGTATGAGAAAG aaaacaaatgcatatCATAGACTGGTGGATGACGTTCCTCCAGAAGTGAAGAAAAGAAGACTTGAAGAGCTCATTTCGGTCTTTAGGGAGGAAGCCACCAGGGTGAACCAGAGAGCTGTAGGCAGCACGCAGCTTGTGCTCGTTGAAGGA CCCAGTAAACGGTCGCCGACAGAGCTCTGCGGGAGGAATGATGGAAACATAAAAGTGATTTTCACCGACACACAAGCAGCCGGAGCCTCTTCCGAACAGAATGGAATCCGAGTCCAGCCCGGGGATTACGTCTTGGTCAAG ATCACCTCTTCGAGCTCGCAGACCATGCGGGGACAGTTGGTTGGGGTCACCACTCTTCAGGAGTCTCCCGCTTGTTGTGAAGTCTAA